AGCTGTTAATATAATTACACAAGTTAATTGGCTCTAAATATTCTTTATTTAACAGTCTAACATTTTCTTTAACTATATTACAATTTAATGGATCCTTTTTGTATTCTCCATTAACAACTGTTATAGAGGCAGGATCTAATTTATTCCTTATAGAATATATGTAATCTATTAAAGGCTTACCTGCTAAATCCATTGATAAATCTAATGTATTTTCTAGTACTATAATTAAAGCTATATCCATTGAAGCTCAAACCATATTAATTTTTCTATTATATATTTAATAATTTTTTTTTATCAATATCAATTTATTCTAGCAATATTTAATATTATACTATACCATAAAGGATAGGTAATAATAGATAATATAGTTGTACTAATTATTGATGAAAGGGTCAAATCTACATCGCCTTCCAAGGATGATGCAAGTACATAATTTACACTGGCACAAGGTGAAGAAAGCATTATAATCAAAACTTTACAATAAACATTTATCTCTATCTTGAATAATAATATTATTAATAGTGAAATAGACGGTAATAATAACAATTTTAACAATATAATTAGAATTGAAGGGGCTATCTTTGAAGTTATATATTTAAAATTAAAGGATGCTCCAATATTTAAAAGTGCTAAAGGTAGTGTAACCTGGGTCAAAATATCTATAGACTTATCAA
This window of the Deferribacterota bacterium genome carries:
- a CDS encoding AEC family transporter gives rise to the protein SKLFLLSRKETFTVGMNSFRGNYAYMGLPVTYFFMGDHALKIAAIYMAFIVPIVNILSVISLSMGSKREIRLKEVLKFSVSNAIVIGCVVGLISLFTGFKLPYVIDKSIDILTQVTLPLALLNIGASFNFKYITSKIAPSILIILLKLLLLPSISLLIILLFKIEINVYCKVLIIMLSSPCASVNYVLASSLEGDVDLTLSSIISTTILSIITYPLWYSIILNIARIN